The genomic interval CAAAGGCCGAGCCGTGAGGAGCGCCAGACCTCCGAGCTCCGCAGGTGTCCTCAGAGCGCCGGACTCCCGGGTCACGTGACGCGGACAGATGTGACGTTAGCATGCTAGTTAGCTCCGGCGCGAACAAAGACCCGTCGGCCGTCGTGCATGAAACTCACCGTCTTAGTGGTCGCCGGAGCCTCGTGAAGGACCGTGTGCTACCGGGCGGACGGCCGTGCGCGCCGCCAGCTCATCCAGGCCCGGGGGCTTGGGGGGCATCTTCGGGAAGCGAGCCTCGCGTGTGACGTCTCGCGCGGCGGCAGACAGCGCGCGTCGCCTTTAACGGATTCCAGACGGGCGGGCCAGTCAGCAGACTTGAGCCGACAGAAAACCACACGAGCAACAATAGGATGCGCTCACCGGCATACCAGAGAGGTCATTTAAAATAAGACATTTGTTGGGCTTATTTTCTTAACTTtatcacacacacgctcataaAACAAAACTGACATGTTAGAAAACAATTTacataatttatattttgttaaaGACAAGTACTATGAATATATGTAACGCTGTCAAGAAACATTAACTAGAACCGTGAAAGAACAGCACATCGTAATAATACTTTATAATGACGAGAACAAAACAGTGTTTGTTTACATCGTGTCCACCGTAAACAAACTGATGGAATCCTTCACTACAATAAAGCCTGTGTGTGGACGATGGACTCCTGCTGTCAACATGCATATGAATAAGAATTATCAGCTAAAGTCAAGAAAAACAGTATTTGTTTAAGCAcactgcatttatttgcaagtaTTGTGAAAGTTacacaaaaaacatgaactGGAAAAAATGTGCATATTGATGCACTTtccaaaggaaatgaaaaggtcTCAACTAGAAAATGACATGAATAAAGGAGCCTTGAGAgccatatatttaaaaagaacacaCTAAAAACATGCCTATGTACACATCCTCTTGATTAAATAGTTAAAAGCCTGAAATAATGATCAAGGAAAGTCCTGAGAATATAAAGGATTTTAGTATTTGGTTTGCACAGGGCTCATCAAACAGTATCTTTAGGAATCAACATGCTGCGCAGTTATAAGTAAGCTTAATTATAATGTGACTTTAAAGAATGACGGCTTTATTACAATAACCATTCaaaattgtttattgtttgtgttttaccaTTGAAAAGAATTTCAATCTTAAGCGTCGTCACTGCAGCTGTCAAGCAAGTGGCTGGTTGCTTGTTCATCATTTCTCCATCATCCTCTACCAAACGCCCCCGCGAGATCACAGCAGAGCGCCGGACATCTGGGGCCAAACGTCCCACCAAACAACGCGCCATCAACTACACGCGTCACACGTTGTCTGGCTCCGGTTCTCACTGCGgttgtatttattcaaaaggTGAGTGACTGAATTTGCCTTGAGCCCTGCCGGACTGATTGAGCCCCGCGATGTGCCAAACCACACAAAGTAAAACTCAAGACGCGAGAAACGATTGCGCCGGACATTTCATGTTGTGACCAttaataaaaaggtaaaaatagtAAGAACCGCGTTAACTTCTTTTCTGCTCTACTTCCTGTTGGCGCTCGCAGTTCCGATCACACAGTCGTTGACCTGtaaggagagaaaacacacatccTGTGTCAAAAATCAGCCGCAGATGCGAAAACGATGTAACTGGGTCAGcgagtgtgaaaaaaaaagacgtggGGCAAGAAAACAGATCATTTGTTGATGACTTTAGttttttactgtcatttttgaGCTAGCTACTTGATTTTAAATAGCTTTGTCCTAAATGTTGCAGTTCATTAGATCGACAGTTTGACATCATGTGATCAGTGTGACCACGTCCTGTTTTAGAGACACAACTGCAAACCACCACAGACGTCTCTCACCTTGCTTGCAAACCTCAAAGAGTTCAGCGTCTCTCCGAAGCTGTCGGTCTCTGGAGCGATGTTCACAAACATCAGGCTGCGGTgatgacaacacaaacaaagtctTCAGAACCCCTTTAGTCCCGCCCCTTATTGTGACACCAACATAACAGCATGTGATGGCCTCCACCACGGATGCCTGAggactattctgtgactcacGTTTTGCTGTTTCCTCCCAAGCAGCCCTGCAGCAGGTAGGTCAGCTTGGAGTTCCTGTAGGGAACGTAGCTCTCCTGGAACACAAAGGAAGACGTAAGAAAGAACAACGAGCCGCGGGCCGCCTGCGGGAGCTCAGCGCCGTGCCTACAGACCTTGTTGGCCAGCGCGGTGATGACGATGCCGAGGTTGGACAGGGAGCCGTTGATGGCGGTCATCTCCTTAAAGCGCTCCCCCTGAGACTGACTCTTCAGCATGCGCTCGCTGCCGGCCAAGTCCACCATGCACAGAGTGGCTGAACACACAGAACTCGGATTATAAAACAAGCCCTAAACACAGAGCGACATTCATGCGCATCGAAGCTACTGGTGTGATCGCTGGGACGAATACGCACACTTGCACTTGACATCCCTGCCAGCGTTCACTCCCTCGATATCCAGCTGGAACACTGAGTGGGAGCGGGAGGAGCGGTCGTTCTGGGCCGTCTGGGCGGTGGAGCGATTCTGATTGGCCAACATGATGAGGTGGAGAACCTGGCAGGGGGAGGGGATCAAACGGAGCACTTACGCTACAGCAACACATGTAGAAATATCACGGGTACCTCCTCAGCGGATGTGTCACTCATACGGTCTTTAGTATTTTATGTAACCGTGCTGCTGAGCGGTCACACACCTGATCCTCGCTGCAGACCCGTTGGTATGTGAGGTTGGTGATGGTCACCTCGTTGTTGGCCGACTTTCGGATCTCGTGCTCGGGCCTCTTGCTGGCCTTGCCAGAGTAAAGCAGGTCTCGAAGGCCCTCGTTGTATATTTCCACGAAGCTCGCCGTGAAGGTGAACTGAGATGAACAGAGACGATTATGACATTTGATCTAAATGGTCCCCTTCCCTCATTGGTCTGCGTCTCCTCCACATACGCGCCGAGTGCAAGGAGACAGACGTGGGTGGGACCACATGTAGACACGGTCTACAGCCTGGACTACCTCTGTGCATCCGTCTTACACTGTACTGTGACATAGTTTTGTGTACTTTAGTATCTATTGTAGTTGTGCTGAGTAAGTAGAGCAGACGTCTGCGGATTGAACCTCATAAACTTTGTGTTATTAGTTATAAGTTGTCATTTTGGCCAAACTTTAGTTCCAGTATTTGACAGTATTGCTCACGTGAAACGTGACTGCGGTTTGTAACACCCGGATGTGTAAACCAGAAAACCGACTACAGTCCGTGTCGACGACCTGCTTCCCTGCACGTGATCACACTGAGGTTACACACTGACCTCCCAGCCCTGCGTCCCCAGCTTCTCTGCCGCTCTGAAGATTTGCTTCACGGCTCTGGGAATGACTCCTCTGCACTCGTCGTACTCGCCCCCCTCCATGGTGTAGGTCTTGCCGCTGCCCGTCTGGCCATAAGCGAAGCAGCAGACGTTGTAGCCGTCCAGCGCGGACTGCACCAGCAGCGAGATCTCTTCGAACACCTGGCAGCACAATGACAAACATCACTGTGGGCGTCCTACTTTAAAAACAGTTGCTATTGTATGTAGTGTACATTTTGGTGCGTGTTTACCTCCTGTTGCAAAGACTGGGGGCCAAACACTCGGTCGAAGCTGAAGTTGTAATTCTTCTGAGTGTCAGCAGCTTTGCCTGTGTGAGACTAAAAAGCAGGAAACGTGGAATAAAGATTTGTGGGAGAATACATatacgactctttgctgtccttgctccgaaatggtggaacgagctctgaagacaccaggaccgcagagccTTCACATTTTAAGCccgatttatgcttctgcgttttcagagcgacgcagacgcaagcccccttgcgtgtcccttgcgtcgcttttcacacctccttgcgtgtgtcgagacatttttctagacttgcgtcgaaagcgacgcaagcctcccgcagcgcaccaggctgtgattggtccgttaactacgtcctttacggagtctcacatttccgctttcatagcccgataccgccattattaaaacgaagaatgtttacgagagaacagatcagatttaagaacttttctCGGAggaaatgcgcaaatatgaccgcttctacaacccgtcattggcgggttgtagaagcgggttggattcagggagggagatcgccgcaaacgccggtttgccggtcgagaggtgcacaaagttgtggagcaaaatacgggacaaatgtgtccgcgatgaaaagcagcagtggagatgcacggggcaataaagtctatgataaataaatactcTATACTCTAaagactctctaggtcgtcttcaacaaaacacgtcactccgcctgttgttctggaggtgaattactctgcaacacacgcaagacttttaagaagcatgaattgaaacgagtgcgtcaacgcaacaacgcagacgcagaagcatgcgccggccttaaagacacacctcttcagactctacctccactaaaagactaacaaattgtagcacttaaattgtactaataacgtcactcatctatagcaaattgtaaattggcttatttgaggaaattgcactttcttgtttcttgttctcctgagtttgtaccctatggttgaatgcacttattgtacgttgctttggataaaagcgtcagctaaatgacatgtaatgtacaaTGTAGCCGACTGGAcagcgatgacatcacagaaTCTCACCTCCTCGGTCTTGGCCAGCGTTATCGTCTTGTTGTCGCTGGgcgagagctgaatgtgcttgCTGAGGCCTCCCTCCACCAGAGGGCGCACCCTGCAAAAGACCCTGATGTTGCCCTGCAAGAGACGGGCCATGGACAAATGAGTCCCGAGCGAAAAGAATCGCAAAGAAATGCAAACCGAGGAAGCAGATGTCGCCCAGTGAGTGAGAAAACCGCACCATCAGCGGCTGCGTTCACACTTGCCTTGAGCTCCTGGATGGCGTTGTGGAGCTGCCTGCGCTCCATCTCCCCGGCATGAAGCTCATCCTTCTGCTGGACCACGGTGTCCTTGAGGGAGCGGACCTCTTCCTCCGAGTCTCTGAGGGCCGCCTGCAGGCGGGCCATGGTCGACTCCTGCACCGACAGCTTCATCTGGGGAGGAAAGCGCACGTTAGAGATGGCGTGGTTACGGTGATACCACACCGCCAGCGTTGGCCGTTATTCCAGCAGCAGACGTCAAACCTTGAGAGTTTGCAGCTCGGTCTCCTGGCTGTCCCGCAGAGTCTCCACGACCTTGTATTTGCTCTCTAAACTGGAAAGCTCCTTTTCAAGAGTGCACTTGTCGCTGGACACCGTCTCCAACTCATCCCGCACGCCAGACAAGGCCTGCAGCTCCGCCTCGTACTCACTGAAAGCACAGAGACGACGGGGCGTCCAATGGCGTCAGAGGAACCACGTGATGGCGGCAGTCATTCTTGCTTTGCTTAACGCGGGGAACGGTCCGTGGTACCTGATCTGCCTCGTCTGCTTCTCAAGTTTCTTCTCCATCTCAGACACTCTTGACTGGGTCTGGGCCATCGTGCTTCTCAGCTCCTCGTTCTCCTGGTTGGTAGTCTTCACCTTGGTCTGGTAGTTACGGATCTTGCCCTCCATGTCGCTGACCTTGCCCTTGAAGTCCCACGCGTGGCGCTTGGTGCCCCCACCTGCACCTGCGCACAAAAGGCATAAGAGAGGTGTGACGGTTCCACTCGAGACCTCAGTGCTTGGTTTACTTTTGTTAAATTCTATTGCACCCAAACGTTTGCATCATCATGTGTAACCTGCATGCTAACCGACGTACTTCTTATATAACTAGCTGGCAAACATTGACCTATTAGTAACTTTGTAGCCTACACGGAAGGTCCCGACCACACGCAAacttctatatttatttattgtattttgggTAAGCAAATGTTCTCCTTATCCAAACATTTGATTTTGATCTACTAAACAGTGATTAGCTTTGAAATGAGCAACAGACAAATTCTTCTTTAACCTCaaaccatgtttttatttatctggAAGGTGCGTAGCTCATTAAGCTATTCGCTTTATTTGACTACATTCACATGGGAACAAGCGGAAAGGATCCATTCACCTGTTTTGGGGGCTGTTGGTGCAGCCGTTGGTTTCACGTTGCCCCCCTTTGCTGCAGTAGAAGCTACCGATTGTTTCAGGACGCCTGATGGAACAAGAACACAGTAAATAACGGTGTCAAACACAATCGTGAGCTTATTCACTGTCCTCCATCACCCAGCAGACAGCTCAACTCACCTCGGGAAGGAACACCAGCCACGGTGGCGGCTCCCACACCGCGGACTGGCCTTGCTGTGTGGGGGACaaagtgggacagagaggcgtttttcttttgtcaaataCAAGAAAACAACCATGATGATCTCATTCAGTCTTGGTGCATTTAAACGTTACAGAAAACCAAAGACTGTAAAAGTCAACTAACTCACAAATCGGAGCCCTGGTTGCTGCAACCGGAGGCCGCCTGCCGCTGATGATCGTAGCTGCTGCATGTGGTTTGACAGGCTCGGGGTCCTTGCGGATCTTCTTCTGCAAATACAAGAAATGCCACCAGCATAAGGCAACAGCAATGACTTATCTAATAATTCTAGCCATCGTGCATAACCGTTACCAGTGTGTTGAGTACTGCTGTGTTTTAATCCACAACCATGAACTTTCACATAACATTCAAGGACATCACAAGTGACTCCATGTTACTGTTTGGGTCGTGGCAGAGCCCAACTTCTCGCTGCTGAACGCTATGAGCTGGGTACCGGGTAACGTTACTGGCCAGAGCagctggaggtgcagcagcaCAGTAAAAAGATTCCGGGTCTCAGTACGAACCTGAGCGGGAGCAAAGTCTTGTCCGTtctccgagctgctgctgctcgtcagAAGGACCCTCTTGCTCGCACTGACTGGCAAGCGGGACATGTTCTGTTGAGGGGGTGAAGACGTTAGTTATGATCCATAGAGACCATCACAGAAAGACTCGTGTCAATCAGGACAATCTTAAGTGTAtatttccatggcaacaaatACGGTCAGTCACAACTTTTAGCAGATTTAGTAGAggtgttattgtgtgttttcatggacCTGGTCCAGTGGACACTATGAGAGTTGAGTGAAGCGTAAATACAGTGGGTACTAACACAGGTGTAAACGGTAACATGACCAATGATGCTGCTATTGTCTCATACTAAAGACAATGGGACCATTTATTCATCAATGCACACACGTGTTTACACTGCTACAACACGCCAAACGGTCTGCTGTGAAAAGGCCTGTTGGAGGGCAGATTCAACTGTTTACATTTGTTCCGAAAAAGACCCACG from Gasterosteus aculeatus chromosome 10, fGasAcu3.hap1.1, whole genome shotgun sequence carries:
- the kifc1 gene encoding kinesin-like protein KIFC1 encodes the protein MSRLPVSASKRVLLTSSSSSENGQDFAPAQKKIRKDPEPVKPHAAATIISGRRPPVAATRAPISRPVRGVGAATVAGVPSRGVLKQSVASTAAKGGNVKPTAAPTAPKTGAGGGTKRHAWDFKGKVSDMEGKIRNYQTKVKTTNQENEELRSTMAQTQSRVSEMEKKLEKQTRQISEYEAELQALSGVRDELETVSSDKCTLEKELSSLESKYKVVETLRDSQETELQTLKMKLSVQESTMARLQAALRDSEEEVRSLKDTVVQQKDELHAGEMERRQLHNAIQELKGNIRVFCRVRPLVEGGLSKHIQLSPSDNKTITLAKTEESHTGKAADTQKNYNFSFDRVFGPQSLQQEVFEEISLLVQSALDGYNVCCFAYGQTGSGKTYTMEGGEYDECRGVIPRAVKQIFRAAEKLGTQGWEFTFTASFVEIYNEGLRDLLYSGKASKRPEHEIRKSANNEVTITNLTYQRVCSEDQVLHLIMLANQNRSTAQTAQNDRSSRSHSVFQLDIEGVNAGRDVKCKSTLCMVDLAGSERMLKSQSQGERFKEMTAINGSLSNLGIVITALANKESYVPYRNSKLTYLLQGCLGGNSKTLMFVNIAPETDSFGETLNSLRFASKVNDCVIGTASANRK